CAGGGCAATTTGGGGTTGGATTATGCCATTCAGAAGAAAAATTTCCATGTTTCGCTTGATGTGTATGTGAAACAGATGAAGAATCAGTTAATTAATATTCCATCCTATAGCGAGTATGGTTATAAATCGAGCTATGCAGCGGGAATGAATGTGCAGAATATCGGTACCGAATTAACCGTTGGCCTTGATCCCATTCAATCGGACAACTTTAAGTGGTCAACTGCGCTAAATGTATCCCATAACCAGAATAAACTGAAGGCATTGCCCAATGGGTTAGATCGACTCGTGATCGGTAATAACCTTTTGGAGGTTGGCAAACCCTTAGACCAATATTGGCTCCTTTCTAACGAAGGTATTTACAAAACCGATGCCGACGTCCCTCAGGGAATGACTTATAATGCGATCCAATTGCGTGCGGGTGATCCGATATGGAAGGATCAAAATGGCGATAATACGATCAATGATCAAGACCGGAAATTGCAAGGGCATCGCTTGCCTGCTGTATTTGGTAATTGGTACAACAATTTTGTGTTTGGGAAATGGGATATAGGGGTTAATATGTATTATAATATTGGTCGACAACTCATCAATCAGGAAATGGCCAATCGCTTTGATTTTATCAATAATGAAGGCGCGAAAAATCTAGAGGCTGTCAAAGAGATTACGTATTGGGAAAAAAGGGGTGATTACAGTAAATATCCTTTGTATAATCCCTGGAGTACTGTTATTGCCTATCAGGCCGATCAAGATCTTTTCCTAGAGAACGCTTCATTTGTTAAAATAAGAGCGATCACGTTGGGCTATAACTTAACTTCTCTTTTGGCGGGCCGGACTCAGGCCATTAGAAATGCGTATGCATATGTGTCTGCCAACAATGTTGCTACGATTACATCTTACAGTGGTGTGGATCCTGAGATCGTCGATTACACAGGTTATGACATTGGGTCAAAAATGAGGATACCACGAATTTATACGCTAGGAATAAAAGTTGACTTTTAAATGCAAAGAAATGAAAAGATATCATCTCATATTTAGTGTTTTGTTACTTTTCTTACTGCTTCTAGGGGGCTGTAAGAAAATGCTGGATATAGACTCTTCTCGTACGGTCAAGGAAGAGAATATGTGGAATGCTTTGGAAGACACACGTGCAGGCTTGATGGGAATTTATGGTTTAACCAAAGCGGCTCTGGACGACAATAATGCGTATTGGCTTTACGGCGAAGTTCGGTCGGGAGATTTTGAGAGTCCCAATCGGCAGGATCTCAAAGCAATTATTAAGAATGACCTCAAAGCGAATTATGAATCGCTAAATGCATTATCGAATTGGAGGCGTTGGTTTGCCGTGGTTAATGCTGCTAATATTTTTATGGAACGCGCACCGGGAGTAAGAGAAAAGGATATGCGGTACACTGAAAACAATTTGGTGGTGGATGTGGCTCAGGCTCGATTTCTACGTGCTTATGCTTATTTCAATATGGTCCGCATTTGGGGTGATGTACCCCTAATACTAAATTCTCATGATGGAAATTTTGAGAATAAACCCAGGGAGGATCGATTAAAACTGTATGCATGGATTGAAAAAGAAATGTATGATGCAGCCCAATTATTACCTTATTCCTATAGTACGGGTGATGAACAGCAAATTGGGAACTACTATAATGAAGCATCTTCAAGATGGAATGGGGCATTGGTCAGGAAACTTTCTGTCTATGCGATCCTAGCACATTTGGCTGCATGGCAAGCCAATTATGCGGATGCGGCTTCTTATTCACAATTTGTGATGGACAATTATAGTAAAGGGGGAGCCTATTACTTGTCTACTTCTTTTTTAACGGATGGCAATGGATTTTTCTTTGAGAAGCGTTCCGAGCAAATGTTCTCATTTCCTTATATATGGGCACATGTGGAGGCATCGTTTACAGGACATATCGAAGAGTTGACACTGGCTGCTCCTGTTGTCAATAAGACCGTGCCGGATATTTATATGCCAAAAGAAACGATCTTAAAAACATTCAACGAAAAGAAGGATCAACGGTTTAGTATCGATACACTGGGAAATCCTACGACAGAGGTATATTTCCGAAACTTCAACGGCAAGTATCCCATATTTAGCAAAATCAAATGTATTATGGGAGGTTCTTCGGATCCTACCTTCCGCATCTTTACCAGTGCGACAGTACTCACTCGTTTGGAAGACATTACGCTTTTGCGCGCCGAAGCGTTAGCGGTGTTGGGGGAAAAATCAACCGCCATTGAACTGCTCAATGAAATTAGAGAGCGGAGAGGGCTTAAAGTTTATAGTGAAACCACAAACGGAGATCTGGTTGATGCTATATTTTTAGAACGCAAGCGGGAATTGATGGGTGAAGGACAGCGATGGTATGATATGATTCGCCGGGAAAAGATAAAACATGACAATCCTCAATTAGCACAGTTGATCGCTAACGACGGAATTTATTGGCCAATTGCTCGAGAAATTCTCGCTCAAAATAAGTTGATTGAACAAAATACTTATTGGAAGTAAAGGAGTAACCAATTATGAGAAAGAACCTATTTTTTGTACACGGTGTATACACACTTTTAATGACGGCCCTGCTATTCGCTTGTGCTAAAGATAAAGGCTATTATTCGCCCATATCTCAAGAACCGACCTATAAGGGTAATTTATATAGTTATCTAAAAAGTAAACCTGGAGTATATGATTCTTTGGTGAAAGTGATCGACAGAGTCGGTCTGCAAAAAAAATTGGAAGACAGCACAGTGACGTTGTTTGCGTTGACCAATGCCAATTTTCAACTGGCTATTCAAAACCTGAACAATACCTTGAGTGTCTCTGATAAGCCTGCACAATATCTGAATTCAGTCAAGTATGAAATACTGGATTCACTGCTATGCCAGTATATTATCCAGGGCAGAATTGCGAGTGATTCTCTCAATAGTCAGGATGGCAAGGATGTTCAGGGCATTCGATACGGCTATCCAATGCATATTGGATTGAACAAACAATCTTCATCTGGATATATAAATGGCGGTCCTACGATTGTTGACTTTTCCGATACGAGAAGATCTGTTTTTAACCGCAACTGGGTAACGACCGAGACCAGCTCATTAAATATCCAAACAGACAATGCTGTTGTTCATGTGTTGAACCCTGACCACGTGTTTGGTTTCAATAAATTCGTTAGTCAGATCATCTATATCCCACCGCCAGAAAATCTTTTCATAAAATTCAAAGGGCAGGGTTCTGCGTCGAAGGAAACGTCGGGTGGACCAAATGCTGTCGAGGCATCAAAATATGTATTTGATGGTAATCCAGAAACAAAGTTCTTTTTATCAAGTCCGGGACAGTTCTATTTGCAATGGGATTTTCCTGTCGAAGTACTTGCTAACAGTTATACACTCCGGTCAGCAAATGATATTCAAGACCGGGATCCAACGGATTGGACCTTACAGGGACTTGATGGAGAAAGTGGGAAATGGATCTTATTGGACTCTCGACAAGGGGAGGAATTTGACGAAAGGTTTCAATTGCGTGTGTTCTTTTTTACAAATACAAAGACCTACAAAGCTTATCGTTTGAATATTGCACGTATGCATGGTGGTAACGATTTCCAGTTGGCAGATTGGACAATGAACCGTAATCAATAACCAATTTAAGAATGTATGGACATGAAAATTGCTAGAAAATTTAATACAATAAATAAGACATGCAACTTGGGACTGCTCATCTTGATGTGCGTCGGTTTAAACGGATGTAAAAAGCTTTACAATTTACCGGATGAAAAGGAATTTTTAAGTGTCAATCTGACTTATGACGGGAAATCTTTTTACCCCATTCTGGGTAGAACCACGCTAATGGGTCATATTAATACCGATCATTCGACCACACCGCTGCGGTTTGAAATTGTTAACCCCCGTTATGGTGATGGGCGTCCTTATACTGATCTTTTCGAAGTAAAACCTGTCTATCGGTGGATATACCGGTATGACGGTACTGAAAAGAACTTGGAAGAAATCGAAGCCAAACG
The Sphingobacterium multivorum genome window above contains:
- a CDS encoding fasciclin domain-containing protein, which encodes MRKNLFFVHGVYTLLMTALLFACAKDKGYYSPISQEPTYKGNLYSYLKSKPGVYDSLVKVIDRVGLQKKLEDSTVTLFALTNANFQLAIQNLNNTLSVSDKPAQYLNSVKYEILDSLLCQYIIQGRIASDSLNSQDGKDVQGIRYGYPMHIGLNKQSSSGYINGGPTIVDFSDTRRSVFNRNWVTTETSSLNIQTDNAVVHVLNPDHVFGFNKFVSQIIYIPPPENLFIKFKGQGSASKETSGGPNAVEASKYVFDGNPETKFFLSSPGQFYLQWDFPVEVLANSYTLRSANDIQDRDPTDWTLQGLDGESGKWILLDSRQGEEFDERFQLRVFFFTNTKTYKAYRLNIARMHGGNDFQLADWTMNRNQ
- a CDS encoding RagB/SusD family nutrient uptake outer membrane protein, coding for MKRYHLIFSVLLLFLLLLGGCKKMLDIDSSRTVKEENMWNALEDTRAGLMGIYGLTKAALDDNNAYWLYGEVRSGDFESPNRQDLKAIIKNDLKANYESLNALSNWRRWFAVVNAANIFMERAPGVREKDMRYTENNLVVDVAQARFLRAYAYFNMVRIWGDVPLILNSHDGNFENKPREDRLKLYAWIEKEMYDAAQLLPYSYSTGDEQQIGNYYNEASSRWNGALVRKLSVYAILAHLAAWQANYADAASYSQFVMDNYSKGGAYYLSTSFLTDGNGFFFEKRSEQMFSFPYIWAHVEASFTGHIEELTLAAPVVNKTVPDIYMPKETILKTFNEKKDQRFSIDTLGNPTTEVYFRNFNGKYPIFSKIKCIMGGSSDPTFRIFTSATVLTRLEDITLLRAEALAVLGEKSTAIELLNEIRERRGLKVYSETTNGDLVDAIFLERKRELMGEGQRWYDMIRREKIKHDNPQLAQLIANDGIYWPIAREILAQNKLIEQNTYWK